The sequence gaaaagtgttttctctccactccccttggagagatgttaagtttccctttgggcaactatcaggctgaagcaattgtattgactgtgacactagaattgaagatttaatattataaataaatgagtctaaacctgaggttctggttttcacattggtttttctaactcagttcccagttctcttctagaaaggcctccaggctgcctgcccagcccagcaaaagtggccaggagaaagcccacacagcttctctttcaggtacttgaaggctgctatcaaatcccccctcactccgtcagtccccagtctgtggcagtgcctgggattcttccgtcctaagtgcaggactctgcacttctccttgttgaacctcctcagatttcttttggcccaatcctccaatttgtctaggtcactctggacccaaaacctgtcctccagcgcttggattctttacatgctttcacagagcaaagagcacatgttccatgatttcatagggcagagttttgtgctatcgggagctttccctgtgtgaatttgacaggtggatcaacacagagacacactgtgacccttctcagggtgctgaggactgtgagtctccttgttgccacctgccacaaggaagaggagtttgcatttggcagctggatgttagtgaccaaactcaccagcctgctggaactcaaggaccctcctctgagctacagcagccaccttaacccttgagttccttcaatgtgtccccctctggggtccagcccggatcaccagatagttggtgaaatcccagatcctgtcttccccaagtatcccaggttactagttttactgtggaccattgctactgtatctcacacagcacctgagtccagttatcgaacaagcaaaaaatttatttaacaacggatagagatttaaacaaacaaacgtgagtgatggaaaccaactgttaccaactaaacaaaggcagaaaatgatagaatagaaaggccagcacaaaaaacagagagaggaacaataagatactaaaaggacaatgattggaactctccatttctctcagtttttggattgatgggtactagagctgtagcaacagttgaggaaccaaggtaaattaaatctaaggtttgagctgctagtgaagcatttcccacactcactgcattcatagggcctctctcctccctggattgtttgatgcctaataaggtgcgaactgcgattgaaggttttcccgcactcagtgcattcataggggctctcccctgtgtggattctctgatgtctagaaaggactgatctttgagtgaagcttttcccacactcatggcattcaaagggcctctcccccgtgtggattctctgatgttgagaaaggtttgagctgctagtgaagcatttcccacactcactgcattcaaagggcctctcccctgtgtggattctctgatgttgagaaaggtttgagctgctagtgaagagtttcccacactcactgcattcaaagggtctctcccctgtgtggattctctgatgttgagaaaggtttgagctgctagtgaagcgtttcccacactcacggcattcaaagggcctttcccctgtgtggattctctgatgaacagaaagggccgagctgctagtgaagcatttccgacactcacggcattcatagggcctctctcctctgtggattgtttgatgcctaataaggtgtgaaatgcgattgaaggttttcctacactcacggcattcatagggcctttcccctgtgtggattctctgatgtttagaaaggtctgagctgctagtgaagcttttcccacactcactgcattcaaagggcctctcccctgtgtggattctctgatgttgagaaaggtttgagctgctagtgaagcatttcccacactcatggcattcatagggcctttcccctgtgtggattctctgatgttgagaaaggtctgatctgctagtgaagcatttcccacactcacggcattcaaagggcctctctcctctgtggattgtttgatgactaataaagtgcgaactgcgattgaaggttttcccacactcagtgcattcatagggcctgtcccctgtgtggattgtctgatgtacagaaagggctgagctgtgagagaaggtttttccacactccctgcatgtattttttctctttcgcctgaggatatcctgctgtgttgtgatttccatgaggaccttctgagttccccaacaggaaataaatttatcgaCTTTCTtctctggctggtttccttgatctgtttttggtctgtgctgaatctcccaggattttccctgctcatgactcctggacacattccttttccatctttgagataatgttctgtttttacccactggctcaacatttccaggctgagaattccgctcctctttctcacatgccattgcatcacctgctgtgatagagacagaaacctcagacagggatggaaaggggaagaccaaacaaaacaagtgctgaagacaggtcaaataaaaatcaggagctgaactcccccaaactcttcccccaaataggagagagaagagggatgaattcagccttcacatcgcatccaaatacgcagggggaagggaggaagctactgcctggtgtctgctaggatctgcagaagccatgaactatatttaccctgaggatacgacccctgcaagggacaataatgaactgagagacctccccaagggctttgttgggtatcccagatgtttccttcaggcacttacagattctgggtggtttaatgtttcctcacctgtgcggggagctctcaggatctctctttcctctgaaccctggaggtctgggacccatggctcttccccttgttccagctgggagatcacatcaggctgggtaacaggaaaccctgctcagatgaaagaaaacaaaggagttcaggtgatttcataagacttggtcataaaaaaacattctattaatttaacttcagtgcttagtgtgacctggtgggccaggggcagttctcactgaaaatgccaagatcagggtaggctgaaaaagggagagcagatgctcccagatctggtggttaacactgaagttaaactcactgaccagtcaccaactgcgcttctgatcccccacacgggttatcgagaagctgaaaaaagaaatcacacggccccctttattccatcccagttctctggctcctaatcagcagcgaggtccaggacagtgagaggttatttaaaaactctgctcacataaacaaagtgttcctctgaccccaaaggctcacccacatcaccaggtcagtataggtttggatattacccaaaattccatccttccagacaatcctttagcatctaaactaaaggtttaaaggaaagaaagacagaaagaagttaaatgggaaagcagtcagatacattccaaaatggatatatcaggttcttagcagtattggtgagttgctggcttgaaagtccgtctggaacacatccatagcttggatgggtcattcagtcctttgttccagggttcagtttgtagaagttgctccagaagtaggaagggggattgaagacaaatggagatgatgcagctgccctttatattccttttgccatgtggcctgtacttcctgtgtcccaaacacaagcttcacagcacgtggcatggaaaagccttggagttctcattacacaggcataccccggcatgtcttgctgactcaataggtgtatccccttggtcctttccatgggctcattgtacaggtgatgaccctgaatgggccatcaaacaggctaggcagtattgatgccaatatgtctgggggtgtcacccagaaacactgcacaagtctggaaatacagatataccctacatatctataactcacaatacaaaggtgatacaaacgtagaaacaaaattatcatacttggcaaatcataacattttcactgacaccttacatggcatatctagcacaattcattgcaattttatcagattatattattattttattattaataccaaagtgtctcacaattccatacagtgtcacacctggtaaaccagtgaattcccaggaccagttcctcaggtccttgaagatgccgaacactgtgcttatgagggattgaaatacccacatatctgctgggaacacacacacagacactgtgtcagtctatacccctgtgttcactcagctagaaaattatgatcaattttgtatgcagtatggcttgtgaggtatcatttgaaatcaCATAACCTACTGAagattatcctcctgttaaaatgtgtagtaacactgtatgtaaagttatgagattttacagtatgatattactgaaaaagttacaattctggggaacacccacagaccagttcttcagagacagcaaggcaaacagctggtcaaatagccagtctcctgcagggggaaggtgggaagaagacatttacattccatcacaggaaAAACTTGAAGTTGTTGTGGAAAatgaccacacgattgattttgaatcagctcagcctgaggctcttttcttggttaaaagtgcgcagggggcgacagctattggaatactgtccccctgagctaaaaatcacacaagctttttaaagcttaaaaccccaaacaatgacacatacgttgcacgttaatttccttatttggaatatattgctcTCTGTattgcaggtcaaaagcaagctgaacaatcagttttccatattcagcctttcctgttattgttattacacctggtgatatgggagcaagactctgcatgtctcaagaaatgtcactaccaacctaggccattttcacatgctggggtgcaatccagagcagtgaggagttgtgtcatctgtaatcctgggtgagattcagtgttctgctgctggagctcccctgtctggatactcccagccagcattcaaggactcACTGAGTGTCTGTATGATAAGTAACCCTGGAtcggcagctctgactccagttgcctgcttgttacaccccaagcacattctggtttgggttgagaaggctcagggtttgagagaaggccgggggtaggaagcttctgttcgttatgctggacctaacccccagttttacttgagcaaacaggagctatttgacactgcgatacagctcctgtgctctgttcccaaactgttctgcagcaggggagggtttctggcagtgtgtgtgttactggcatattggggtgatgctgccagggccggctctaacagttttgccgccccaagcaaaaaaaaggagcgccgccctgcccccacGAGCGCCGCCCGACCCCTCCCTGAGCGTCGCGTcgccccagtccccgccccaccCAGTGCCACGTCGCGTCCCCcaagtccccccccccacagcgccacctggccaaaccaaaaacaacaaaaacaaaccccgatcgccgccccctcccaaggtgccaccccaagcatgtgcttggtaggctggtgcctggagtcggccctggatgctgcaacaagacagagtagaggtggcattgtgggggtggcatgaaccttcactcttcatttccccttccaataTCCGAGGgaacaggactccttacccagcgaggtcaccgtctcatagttctgctgcatgacatccctgtagagggctctctgagtggggtccagcagagccccctcttccctggtgaaatacacagccacctcctcgaaggtcaccggcccctgaaagagcaagagcccaacactcagtacctgctccccactcacagccccactattcacggaacagcagcaccaggtaaatggaggctCCGGGAgtcacatgttaacagagtcccaccccacctagcttagagcagccaggaggcatcagagggtagacaGAGAGAAACGTTGTGTCTctcagctgacagacggaggcagggtcttcccATTTATCCCAtcgccagagcttgatataggagatggggcggtctctggaccctactggggtctccctggtaggaatcccaacactctccaaataaaatatatggaagaaaggggaagtcaatagtaaagaatagaagttagaaggtcagaattgtagaaaactggtaaagaaagctagcagaaatcaatgaccaatcaatgacaataagaaggaagtttttaaaagtatattaagtgcaaactttactagatagaaatggcagaattatcaaaaataatgcagaagaggtaaaagtcctcagtaaatatttctgtcctggatttggagaaaaacagatgatgtactcgtatcataagatgttgatggcgacactctttccattctgacaagaagtcatgaggacattaaacagcagctattaaagtcaggcatgtttaaatcagcgggtccggataacttgtatccaaaactttctaaaagacctgaagtCAGACATCTATACTcgtgaagataatggagcagccaaatactggatttcattcattaataaagaatcaaagaagggtaatatgattaATGCCcactaacaaaggtttagagaaaatagagcctatcaaactaacgggatatccttattggatgagatcaaaagtttggttgcagctaatagtattgatgtaatttacctaaacttctgtaagggatatgacttgatcagcacaatatttttactaaaaaaactagaaagatacaaaataaacacaacatacattaaatagattaaaaactgtgatagtaaatggggaaccagggtcgagtggatttctttctagcaggttcccgcagggattggttcttggccctgtgctatttaacattcttatctaTGAGCTCGAAGagagtataaaatcatcactgataaagttttcagtTGCCACAACGattggggttggtggtaactaatgaagtgtcagtagagtcaggctccatcactgggagtctgggaagttgtcccagccctggctgtagggttatttcctgttccacaaagaggggaagttccattcccaactcctatgccttgaaattaggccctatctgacactacacccccatattcatcatagtggtacggttataatatgattaggacataattatgatgtattttatacaaGATGCATTATGTGCGgcgtcactggaaaagttatgatttgctgaatatgattatcctatttgtgtgcatgaatcatgtttgtatttgaagttatggatactgactctgtatctgtatttcaaatgtgcttactctgtgtaacacccacaacgagcctttcaggtacaacaatgaagacgccagacagtgctgatgctcatcaacaaagacaatggactgtggaagagttTAGCCTTCccctgaatgtttcagccagcctatgagtcatggatACTATGACAcagcagggcctgtgaccagaccacatgacactaaactccattttagtacctgtatttttccacaaactggactgggaactgagtttggaacaaaggggtcccaccatatggaaaagctacataaggtggggtgtgacgttatctcttggtctcattccccacacaagagaactcctggaaacacctgagaaacaaaaactgaagtgggggaagtgctgctcccagggtaaagggatttctagcttctgtatggaaacttggtggactgcttctatcatcagtcagggtgagtaactgctaattcaaattctatccagctaGTATATTAGGCGtagtttgagttttggttatttgctaaataatctgctttgatctgtttgttatcacttatagTCTCTtaatctgtctttctgcagctaataaacttgttttatgctttatcttaaccagcgtattttgagtgaagtgtctggggaaaatctcagcttcgttagcacaagctcgctgtgcacatctgtcccagatcgagggaagggaactatattaatgagctgacattagagggatccctgtgcactataagatggtataattctgaatttatactacagcaagtgtgcaaggttggggagctgagaaattggctgttgtcgtctatctgtccttgagtggcttaggtaaagcactcaggtagcttagttgggtgtatggcgccacctgctgtcgtgttgggtgataacaggccctagagaggctggctgaatctccagcaaatcagtgtgagaagggccagcccagcttgagggttagagggcacagcggttcccagactgccccctgcgggtgacaacccatcacaccctaaactacactagtgtcagcaggtttctCACATCctgtctcctccctttctccgcccgagatatttcctgcctcccaccacctctagcaattcccaccctcctatgcatttactgctcctctccctccaagcagaacccaccaccagctccctgagaatcccttacctgagccagctccattgcaaccatttccttccccctgggaggacgggatgatctggagcaaaacatggacgttattctgtaccctgctggggtgaaaagggcagGGTGTAAGAATTCAGATGGGGCTTTTGtacattccacaagccgattccccccagattttcccctgctaatggacactctaggttctgccacactgtgaagcacagagtgaccttatcccagtacaggcctagccccctcccaccagggtgtaaccctctgacacatggtgaaaccctcccaataacagtctctctgttacacttatcaagtttgtggacaataccaagctgggaggggttgtaagtgctttggaggattggattaaaattcaaaatgatctggacaaactggagaaatgagctgaaggaaagaggatgaaattcagtagggacaagtgcaaagtactctactttggaaggaacaatcagagaccagagaagagcagaatccaaggagtcactttgggggattctccctgtcattgtccccaaggcagctctctcaggtttacaaagttgtttgatgcttcagcctttatacagtctctcctgggagtgcccctttcattggctggacctagttttagtttttggtagttaacaatcttggcttattgtgtgtgtttggattaaagtgtgttggaaacgcCGTTTGGGGTAacaagctggtgcatgtcattttccactgatgaaatgacagacttcatatgagcttgcgttgttcagtagcgtgctggacagtgcaagacgcacatttctgggggaaagttgggcacttgagaatttgctggttttc is a genomic window of Mauremys reevesii isolate NIE-2019 linkage group 14, ASM1616193v1, whole genome shotgun sequence containing:
- the LOC120381383 gene encoding zinc finger protein 420-like, whose product is MTEQRIHTGETPYTCSECGKSFSRRSNLITHQIIHTGETPYTCSVCGKSFSQRSNLITHQRIHAGEKPYTCSECGKSFRGHSALSVHQTIHTGDRPYECTECGKTFNRSSHFISHQTIHRGERPFECRECGKCFTSRSDLSQHQRIHTGERPYECHECGKCFTSSSNLSQHQRIHTGERPFECSECGKSFTSSSDLSKHQRIHTGERPYECRECRKTFNRISHLIRHQTIHRGERPYECRECRKCFTSSSALSVHQRIHTGERPFECRECGKRFTSSSNLSQHQRIHTGERPFECSECGKLFTSSSNLSQHQRIHTGERPFECSECGKCFTSSSNLSQHQRIHTGERPFECHECGKSFTQRSVLSRHQRIHTGESPYECTECGKTFNRSSHLIRHQRIHTGDRPYECSECGKTFNRSSHLIRHQTIHRGERPYECRECRKSFTSSSNLSQHQRIHTGERPFECTECGKTFNRSSHLIRHQTIHG